Genomic segment of Sodaliphilus pleomorphus:
TAACGGTCGGCACAACCCTGGCAGTAGATTTGCGACAAGGGCACGCCGTGGCTGCGCAGGTAGTTGCCCACCTGTGTGGCCCGCTCGGTCGATACCCGCAAGCGGTCGTTGTAGCTGCCCGAGTTGTCGGCATGGCCATATATCTCGACACTGGCCGATGGGTCGTTGCGCAACTGGGCGGCAACCTGGTCGAGGCGATGCTTGGCATCGCGGCTCAGCCCCGTCTTCTTGGCGCCGAAATACACCGCCTGGCCAGCCGGGGTGTAGACCCGCGTCACCACCGACCCTGAATTGCTGTTGTCGTTGTAGTAGCTGTAATCTTGGCATTCAGGGCTGGTCGACACAACGCCGCCCTTGTTGGCTTTGTCCATGCTCGAGCCCACAGCAGCACCAATAGCGGCACCCGCTGCCGTGCCGATGACTGCACCCAGCAGCGTGTTCTGGCCATGATTGTGCCAGTTGCTGGTGACACTGCCTATGAAGGCACCCGTCTGGGCGCCGGCCGATGCACCCACCACAGCACCCTTCTCAGTATTGGAGGAATTGGGCGAGGAGAACACTGCCCACTGAGCAAGCTCGCAGCTGCTTGTGGAGAGCATCAAGCCCACACATAATATAGGAATGACAATCTTTTTCATAATTCCTGTCGATTATAATCTTTTATCTTATTGACAGACTGCAAAAATTGTGCAAAGTTTACTCGACGCAGCCAGCCGAAGGGCAATAATCTACATAATGACCAAAACTTGCTACAAAAGGGCCAATTTTATGGATTTCATTAGAGCACACGGCCTGCAGTGATGGCGGCGGTGTAGTCGCGCCACCGCTGAATGAGGGCCTGCATGTCGGGCGGGATCTCGCTGTCGAATTGCATGAGCTGGTGGGTGACAGGGTGCACAAAGCCCAGCGTCTTGGCATGAAGGGCCTGGCGGGGGCAGGTGGCAAAGCAATTCATCACAAACTGGTGATAGCTGCCCGATGTGTTGCCGCGCAGTATCTTGTCGCCGCCATAGCGAGCATCGTTGAAGAGCGGATGGCCTATGTATTTCATGTGCACACGTATCTGATGGGTGCGGCCCGTCTCGAGCTGGCAACGCACCACTGCCACGTGGGCCAGGTTCTCGAGCACATGATAGTGGGTGACGGCATGCTTGCCATAGTCGCCATCGGGGAACACGGCCATCTGCAGGCGGTCGCGCAGGCTGCGGCCAATGTTGCCCTCGATTGTGCCATCGAGCTGCTTCATCTGGCCCCACACCACGGCAACATACTGGCGCTGGGTGGTCTTGTTGAAGAATTGAAGGCCCAGCGAGGTCTTGGCACGAGGGGTCTTGGCTATGACCAGCAAGCCCGACGTGTCCTTGTCGATGCGGTGCACGAGCCCCATGCGGGGGTCGGTGACGTCGTAGTCGGGGTCGTCCTTGAAATGCCAAGCCAGGGCATTGACGAGGGTGCCGTCGTAGTTGCCGTGCCCCGGGTGCACGACCATGCCGGCCGGCTTGTTGACGACAAGCAGTTCACGGTCTTCATAGACAATGTTGATGGGAATGTTCTGGGCTATAATCTCGTTCTCGTAGCGAGGACGGTCCATGACCACCTTGATTTTGTCGCCCGAGTGCACACGGTAGTTACTCTTGACGGGGCGACCGTTGACACGTATGCAGTCGGCCTCGGCAGCGTGCTGCACGCGGGTGCGCGAGGTGCCCTTGATGCGCACGGCGAGATACTTGTCGATGCGCAACAGGTCCTGCCCCGGCTCAACCTCAAAGTTGTAGTGCTCCCACAGTTCGCGCCCGTTTTCTACAAAATCGGGTATAGAGAAATCGCGCCTGATCTCGAGATCAGGCACGGGAGCATCGGAGCTGGAGGGCGTGTAAATGTTGGAATCCTCAATCATCGTGCTAATAAACTATGTGCGGACTTATCTGGTCGGAATCCTGCTCGAGCTGGATTGTGCCCTTCCTGATCTGCTGGCGGATGAGTGAATCGCGCAAAACAGGGCCCAGGGGGTCATACTCGGGGACGTCCATGTTGCCGGCACCCACCGAAAGCGTGACGCGGGCATTGACGGCAGCTTTGGTGCCCACGGCCACCTTGTGGCCGTTGACCGAAATTTGGAGTATGAGGTCGGCCTTGTCTGACGGGATGGTGTCGACGGTGATGTTTCTGAAGCCCAGCGACTGTAGCAGCGTCACGCCATCGGCTCCAGGCAGCTCGGTGAGCTCCCGGGG
This window contains:
- a CDS encoding OmpA family protein; translation: MKKIVIPILCVGLMLSTSSCELAQWAVFSSPNSSNTEKGAVVGASAGAQTGAFIGSVTSNWHNHGQNTLLGAVIGTAAGAAIGAAVGSSMDKANKGGVVSTSPECQDYSYYNDNSNSGSVVTRVYTPAGQAVYFGAKKTGLSRDAKHRLDQVAAQLRNDPSASVEIYGHADNSGSYNDRLRVSTERATQVGNYLRSHGVPLSQIYCQGCADRYPVADNASREGRARNRRVEIVVTHHSATADGPASPWSSGGDNVPSIHYGAGENSY
- a CDS encoding RluA family pseudouridine synthase; this encodes MIEDSNIYTPSSSDAPVPDLEIRRDFSIPDFVENGRELWEHYNFEVEPGQDLLRIDKYLAVRIKGTSRTRVQHAAEADCIRVNGRPVKSNYRVHSGDKIKVVMDRPRYENEIIAQNIPINIVYEDRELLVVNKPAGMVVHPGHGNYDGTLVNALAWHFKDDPDYDVTDPRMGLVHRIDKDTSGLLVIAKTPRAKTSLGLQFFNKTTQRQYVAVVWGQMKQLDGTIEGNIGRSLRDRLQMAVFPDGDYGKHAVTHYHVLENLAHVAVVRCQLETGRTHQIRVHMKYIGHPLFNDARYGGDKILRGNTSGSYHQFVMNCFATCPRQALHAKTLGFVHPVTHQLMQFDSEIPPDMQALIQRWRDYTAAITAGRVL
- a CDS encoding PASTA domain-containing protein — encoded protein: MLDVFTVHGQEVKVPDVRFRPLAQATEMLDQAGLSYEIDSIYNEDFKPGIVIDQTPTAESMVKSTRTVYLTVNMTCPPMVELPRELTELPGADGVTLLQSLGFRNITVDTIPSDKADLILQISVNGHKVAVGTKAAVNARVTLSVGAGNMDVPEYDPLGPVLRDSLIRQQIRKGTIQLEQDSDQISPHIVY